CTGCTAATTCTTGCTGCTGCAGTTGACAGCCTTTGAAACGTCTCATCTGCTGTTCTGCCATCAGGGAAGGCCATCCTCTTAAAACGCGGGTCAAGTGCAGCAGCCTCTGCTAGTATGTGGTTGGCATGAATCCTGTGGAATCGCGATGACATACTCGCACGCAGACTGTCGATCACACCTTGCGCTACCGCTGTTGTAGTTTTTCGCCAGAAATCAGCTGTGGCTCTTTGAAGTCCCCTGGCCAGCACTATGACCTTCGAGGCTGTCAAGTAGCtggtgaaaaaaagagaaaaaactttaatgttacaattttaaagctgaaacaatgatAAATATTACAATGTATTAAACAGATATCTATTGTGGTATCAAATATCCATAATTTCTTATCAGGAAATTGGCATGCAGGATACAGAAATCTACTGACAATGATATATACTCCAGTGTATTACACAGATTTCTAATATGgtataaaatattcataatttACTATTATGTACTATGCATGCATGCTAAAGAAATATACTGCTGTGCAACTGAGCAACATACCTTTCTGCACTGAGTTCCACAGTGACTTCCTCAAATGGTTGCAAGATTGTGCACATTTCTTGCACTGTGGTCCATTCCTCCTGGGACAGGTGGCGGACAGGTGCATTGGTGACGGCCAGGGTGGAGATTATAGCATTTTTACTGGCAATAAAGCTTTTCAACATGTAGTAGGTGGAATTCAATCCTGTTTTGGTCGGAGCTCCTCCATCTTCATTTGTAGTTGAGTCTCCTTCAGTTTTTGTGCCCCCACGGTGCTTCTGTGAAAGTATTCCACTGCCTCTTTCACCTTATCAATGATGGGCTTTGAAGCTTGCAGGGCATCTCTTACCACCAGGTTAATAGTATGGGCCAGGCACGG
This sequence is a window from Siniperca chuatsi isolate FFG_IHB_CAS linkage group LG22, ASM2008510v1, whole genome shotgun sequence. Protein-coding genes within it:
- the LOC122870296 gene encoding E3 SUMO-protein ligase ZBED1-like, which translates into the protein MLKSFIASKNAIISTLAVTNAPVRHLSQEEWTTVQEMCTILQPFEEVTVELSAESYLTASKVIVLARGLQRATADFWRKTTTAVAQGVIDSLRASMSSRFHRIHANHILAEAAALDPRFKRMAFPDGRTADETFQRLSTAAARISSGKPIQQQPAVGGLEGAGSGAGSIVWSYFHEEVAGTVMLSWRCEPTWRSLFFQHMRIPSSGGESSPC